In a genomic window of Lathamus discolor isolate bLatDis1 chromosome 4, bLatDis1.hap1, whole genome shotgun sequence:
- the PHB2 gene encoding LOW QUALITY PROTEIN: prohibitin-2 (The sequence of the model RefSeq protein was modified relative to this genomic sequence to represent the inferred CDS: deleted 1 base in 1 codon) has protein sequence MAQNLKDLAGRLPAGPRGVGTALKLLLGAGALAYGVRESVFIVEGGQRAIFFNRIGGVQQDTILAEGLHFRIPWFQYPIIYDIRARPRKISSPTGSKDLQMVNISLRVLTRPNAAELPSMYQRLGLDYEERVLPSIVNEVLKSVVAKFNASQLITQRAQVSLLIRRELTERAKDFSLILDDVAITELSFSREYTAAVEAKQVAQQEAQRAQFLVEKAKQEQKQKIVQAEGEATAAKMLGEALSRNPGYIKLRKIRAAQNISKTVSTQFPLSFCSPRAVRSAQWPHDEFKANVTCPVLISVPVQPFSAQVGLKI, from the exons ATGGCGCAGAACCTGAAGGACCTGGCGGGGCGGCTGCCGGCCGGGCCGCGCGGCGTCGGCACCGCGctcaagctgctgctgggcgCCGGCGCCCTGGCCTACGGCGTGCGGGAGTCCGTGTTCATCG TGGAAGGCGGCCAGCGGGCCATCTTCTTCAACCGGATCGGCGGCGTGCAGCAGGACACCATCCTCGCCGAGGGGCTGCACTTCAG GATCCCCTGGTTCCAGTATCCCATCATCTACGACATTCGGGCCCGGCCGCGGAAAATTTCCTCCCCCACCGGCTCCAAAG ACCTGCAGATGGTGAACATCTCGCTGCGTGTCCTCACCCGTCCCAACGCTGCGGAGCTGCCCAGCATGTACCAGCGCCTGGGGCTGGACTACGAGGAGCGGGTCCTGCCTTCCATCGTTAACGAGGTGCTCAAGAGTGTGGTGGCCAAGTTTAATGCTTCACAGCTCATCACTCAGAGGGCCCAG GTGTCTCTGCTCATTAGGCGAGAACTGACAGAGAGAGCCAAAGATTTCAGCCTCATCCTGGATGATGTGGCTATCACAGAGCTTAGTTTCAGTCGTGAATACACAGCAGCTGTGGAAGCTAAGCAAGTGG CCCAGCAGGAGGCACAGCGTGCACAGTTTCTGGTGGAGAAGGCCaagcaggagcagaagcagaagattGTTCAAGCTGAAGGGGAAGCTACAGCTGCCAAGATG CTGGGGGAAGCTCTCAGCAGGAATCCAGGCTACATCAAGCTACGTAAGATCAGAGCTGCTCAAAACATCTCAAAAACGGTGAGCACACAATTCCCTTTGTCCTTTTGC AGTCCCAGAGCTGTTCGCTCAGCCCAGTGGCCACATGATGAATTTAAGGCGAATGTGACCTGCCCTGTCCTGATCTCTGTTCCTGTGCAGCCCTTCTCTGCTCAAGTAGGCCTTAAGATTTAG
- the EMG1 gene encoding ribosomal RNA small subunit methyltransferase NEP1, with product MAAPRRPREEKDEEGAVPVDVSLGAKRPRGQRRLLVVLEGASLETVKVGKTFELLNCDKHKALLLRNGRDPAEVRPDITHQSLLMLMDSPLNRAGLLQVYIHTQKNVLIEVNPQTRIPRTFDRFCGLMVQLLHKLSVRAADGPQKLLKVIKNPVSDHLPVGCLKLGTSFAVPKVSDLRELVPTAEPVAIVVGAFAHGSVNVDYTEKMVSISNYPLSAALTCAKITTAFEEVWGVV from the exons ATGGCGGCGCCTCGGCGGCCGCGTGAGGAGAAGGATGAGGAGGGAGCGGTGCCTGTGGATGTGTCGCTGGGGGCGAAGCGGCCCCGCGGGCAGCGCCGGCTCCTGGTGGTGCTGGAGGGGGCGAGTCTGGAGACTGTGAAG GTGGGGAAGACATTCGAGCTCCTCAACTGCGACAAGCACAAGGCGCTGCTGCTGCGGAACGGCCGGGACCCCGCGGAGGTGCGGCCGGACATCACCCACCAG AGTCTCCTGATGCTCATGGATAGCCCACTGAATCGGGCTGGTCTCCTGCAGGTTTACATCCATACCCAGAAGAATGTTCTAATTGAAGTCAATCCCCAAACCAGAATCCCAAGAACTTTTGATCGGTTCTGTGGTCTTATGG TTCAGTTGCTGCATAAGCTCAGTGTTCGAGCAGCCGATGGGCCTCAGAAACTGTTGAAG gtgATTAAAAACCCAGTCAGTGACCATCTCCCTGTGGGCTGCCTGAAGCTAGGTACCTCTTTTGCAGTCCCAAAAGTGTCAGATCTGCGTGAACTGGTTCCTACAGCAGAGCCAGTTGCCATTGTTGTTGGAGCATTTGCTCATGGTTCG gTCAATGTTGACTATACAGAAAAGATGGTTTCCATCAGCAACTATCCCCTCTCTGCTGCCCTGACATGTGCTAAAATTACCACTGCCTTTGAGGAAGTCTGGGGAGTAGTATga
- the LPCAT3 gene encoding LOW QUALITY PROTEIN: lysophospholipid acyltransferase 5 (The sequence of the model RefSeq protein was modified relative to this genomic sequence to represent the inferred CDS: deleted 1 base in 1 codon), translated as MGAEGAVSGAGAAVLVPLPGSRRYRPAGRPAEKMAVAGSGWGLAQLAEALGSSEQALRLIVSILMGYPFALFQRYFLFQKDTYLIHLYNVFTGLSIAYFNFGMQFFHSLLCVLIQFLILRLMGRTITAVFTTFFFQMIYLMAGYYFTATDHYDIKWTMPHCVLTLKLIGLAIDYYDGGKDPEFLTPEQRQFAVRGVPTLLEVSGFSYFYGAFMVGPQFSMTDYQKLARGEMTDVQGQRPNSFVPALKRLSLGLLFLVIYTLSSQYISDEYLTSDDYMEKPFWFRCAYMLIWGKIILYKYVTCWLVTEGVCILVGLGYNGKDQNGKALWNACANMKVWLYETTPLFTGTIASFNINTNTWVARYIFKRLKFLGNKLLSQALALFFLAIWHGLHSGYLVCFQMELLIVIIERQIIKLIQDSPTLSTLTSITVLRPIFYVLQQANHWLFLSYSLVPFCLFTWDKWMKVYKSIYFFGHVSLFILLLVLPYIRRLLVPRKEKLKKAE; from the exons ATGGGCGCGGAGGGGGCTGTGAGCGGTGCGGGGGCCGCGGTG CTGGTGCCGCTGCCGGGTTCGAGGAGGTACCGGCCGGCGGGGCGGCCGGCGGAGAAGATGGCGGTGGCGGGGTCCGGCTGGGGCCTGGCCCAGCTGGCCGAGGCCCTGGGTTCGTCGGAGCAGGCGCTGCGCCTCATCGTGTCCATCCTGATGG GATATCCTTTTGCCTTGTTCCAGCGctatttccttttccagaagGATACCTACCTCATCCATCTCTACAATGTGTTCACAGGACTCTCAATTGCTTACTTCAATTTTG GGATGCAGTTCTTTCATTCCCTGCTGTGTGTCCTAATCCAGTTCCTCATACTGAGACTAATGGGTCGCACAATCACTGCCGTCTTCACCACGTTCTTCTTTCAGATG ATATACCTTATGGCTGGATATTATTTCACAGCCACAGACCATTATGATATCAAATGGACAATGCCACATTGTGTCTTGACACTCAAGTTGATTG GTCTGGCTATCGATTACTATGATGGAGGAAAAGATCCG GAGTTCCTGACCCCTGAGCAGCGGCAATTTGCTGTCCGGGGAGTTCCTACCTTGCTGGAGGTCTCGGGATTCTCCTATTTCTATGGTGCCTTCATGGTGGGGCCTCAGTTCTCCATGACAGACTATCAGAAACTGGCAAGGGGTGAGATGACTGACGTTCAAGGCCAGAGACCCAATAG ttttgtgCCCGCTCTGAAGCGCCTGAGTTTGGGTCTCTTGTTTCTAGTAATATATACCTTGTCAAGCCAGTACATCTCTGATGAATACCTCACCTCAGATGATTATATG GAGAAGCCTTTCTGGTTCCGATGTGCTTACATGTTGATCTGGGGCAAAATTATACTCTACAAATACGTAACTTGCTGGCTTGTGACG GAAGGTGTCTGCATCCTTGTTGGTCTGGGGTACAATGGGAAGGACCAGAATGGAAAGGCTTTGTGGAATGCTTGTGCCAACATGAAGGTCTGGCTGTACGAGACAACACCCTTATTCACAGGGACCATTGCTTCTTTCAACATCAACACCAATACTTGGGTCGCCCG CTACATCTTCAAGCGTCTGAAGTTCCTGGGTAACAAACTGCTGTCACAGGCGCTGGCCCTGTTCTTTCTGGCCATTTGGCATGGGCTGCACTCTGGCTACCTGGTGTGCTTCCAGATGGAGCTGCTGATAGTCATCATTGAAAGACAG aTCATAAAGCTTATACAGGACAGTCCCACCCTCAGCACTTTGACCTCCATCACTGTCTTGCGGCCCATCTTCTACGTGCTGCAGCAAGCTAACCACTGGCTGTTTCTGAGTTACTCTCTGGTGCCATTTTGCCTTTTCACCTGGGACAAATGGATGAAG gTGTACAAGTCTATTTATTTCTTCGGCCACGTGTCGCTCTTCATCTTATTACTGGTGTTGCCTTACATTCGCAGACTACTGGTGCCAcgaaaagaaaagctaaaaaaagcagaataa